Part of the Pieris brassicae chromosome 11, ilPieBrab1.1, whole genome shotgun sequence genome, GGTGCTCTGGGACAAATGGGGCGCTGCTTTGGAAGAATTGGGGTAGGACACTGCGGATTGCAGCAGGGTAGAACTGGTTGGTAACACCTTATCGGTTCTACACACGGAATTACCTGAAAAAGATATCCATATATGTACAAGAGCTTGCATACCTTAActtgataataaattacatacatgctgaaagtatattatttatatttcataaataatacgtGTTCTTAATTGACACTATGTATACTTACTGGCGGTGGATCACAAGGTTCAGGAGGAGGACAACAGGGTAATATTGGTGGGCAGCAGACAGGTTTTGGTGGTGGATAAGGTGGTGGGTCACGTGGGGGCTCTCGGCGTGGCTTGCAGCAAGGTAACATGGGTATAATAGGAGGGACATAATCAGGAATGACTGGAGCCGGACATTGTCTGAATGTTGGATTGCATGTACAAGCCGGACAGGGAGTGCAAGGGACAGGTGGTGGACAACAAGGCTGACAGCAGGGAGGCGGTGGAGGACAATTAAAGCGACACGGGCCACTGCCACACGGCAATATTGATGGGCATGTCGGGCAAAAACACATAGATGAACACATTTTttcagatttttgttttaaagaattactgatttttaaaaatttatatttacttaaattttttatttatgattttctaGAAAGTATAAGTcacttttcaaaattattgacagattataatttttctttctttttttcagCAGTATTTTGTCGGAAAGAGGTTTAAAACAATGACATTAATGAAATATGCCATTATAAATTTCAAGTGAAAATTTCGgcatcttttttattaaatttataaaaaaattaaaaatgagtgCTCCTTTTTACAGTTACGATCCGTGTGTTTGCACGGGTATGCCGTGTGGTGCTTGCTACCCGTATTCGACAAAGCCATGTGCAGCCTCAATTAACGATCTTGGCAAGTGCTCCGTTTGTCCAGGAGGAGGATGCTCTCCCTGTCCTGCACCAGTAAGACCTTGTCCCGCACCATGTCCAGCTCCACCAGTCTTACCGTGTCTACCACCATGCCCACCTTGCGAcaaggtaataaaaaaattcttaaaaatctCTTTCAGACAGCTTCTTTCATAGGTAAGTTCATTTCTTTTGGCTTGTTAATTATTAGGTAActtattacacaaatatatttaaaaaacgtttaatacataaagttCCAATTTGGTAAATGTGCGGTATACTAATATAGTTACgttcacacatttttatattgttctaGCCTGCGACACCCGTACCTAAACCAGACCTATTCTGCGACAGCGTTGCGATACCGTTTTGCAGGCCTAACCGTTGCAAGCCGTGCCCTTGCTACTCTTGTATAGGGCCCGGGACTTGCGCACCGAAGCGTTGCAGTCATCCTGGAGTTCCAGTCTGCTGCGGGTGTTGCGGCCCTTGCATGCCAATTTGGTAAACTAAGACTATGTATTTGTCACAAATTGATGCAATGTCATCCTTAATATTGAGTAAATGTgtacaacaataaaatttatattctcTTAATGAAAATGTTGTCGCGATATGTAGTAGGTACGTTATGTTTTTGATGGTATCgtcattaaacaaaatgacaCGGTttctcatttaaataattcttggTTTCATTAAAAAGGGTTGAAATGTGATACAGTTATAGCTCATAAAATCGatagaaataagaaatatttgttatactttacattaaaaagtcTGAGATGAAGTTCAGATTGGTTCTTTTAATCCCACaccttttgtataaaataattgaattaacttaagatattttttaaatgtataaatcatTTAGGTAATATCACCTACGTTAGCTGTATAGATGAGGCATTCaaggtattaaaaatatcttgacTTTCGAAGAaagttaatttcaatttttcaCATGTTgtcattttatgaaattttaatatgtgttaaatt contains:
- the LOC123716400 gene encoding keratinocyte proline-rich protein-like; the protein is MCSSMCFCPTCPSILPCGSGPCRFNCPPPPPCCQPCCPPPVPCTPCPACTCNPTFRQCPAPVIPDYVPPIIPMLPCCKPRREPPRDPPPYPPPKPVCCPPILPCCPPPEPCDPPPVIPCVEPIRCYQPVLPCCNPQCPTPILPKQRPICPRAPPCPYPCLPVCRSSCEDCEIDPVTRRRPLIVHDSVFAKRPTAFPKECMQRKNPNVRYSVNNWMKQGPTPNLCYHVPVPLV